In Magnetospirillum sp. 15-1, one DNA window encodes the following:
- a CDS encoding HD-GYP domain-containing protein: MQVIDAVKLQRNIIVYAVLAMAMVGLGVAFASIIPLHRQMAEAADKSFDHGLDLQVATLRENVARAGDLARQVTSRSVIRDALAAHNRGAMTADELRAFTADKLVDSMKLSREMLGITRLGRDFRPLVSVGKAIPPELWTPDSGEPPALGAPAMVGGRWVLLASAPVLGRDGTREGHDLLLFDAEGLHAMAADVEALGQTGEIILGRGGAAAAEVFFPRRHGGANVDDEVREAFGLAADDASPMQMQHPGGGRDVVLAQRLPGSDWIVMARQDLGELHSNIDRLVVSVGIGALVLVGFGIAGFVLILRPLTGRMLVHTGELKQQIKDGERAQAALERALEGTIVAVASTIEVRDPYTAGHQRRVAEIAAAIGRELGLSAHQLKGLRVAGTIHDIGKIGIPAEMLTRPGRLSPLEFDIIKGHAADGAEILSGVEFPWPVADMVRHHHERMDGSGYPDGLKGDEILFEARILAVADVVEAIASDRPYRAALGLDAAMAEITAKRGTLFDERVVDACRKLVEEGRLPLGA, encoded by the coding sequence GTGCAGGTCATCGACGCTGTCAAACTGCAGCGCAATATCATCGTCTATGCGGTACTGGCCATGGCCATGGTGGGGTTGGGCGTGGCGTTCGCCTCGATCATTCCCCTGCATCGCCAGATGGCCGAGGCGGCGGACAAGTCCTTCGACCACGGCCTCGACCTGCAGGTGGCGACATTGCGGGAGAACGTGGCCCGCGCCGGCGATCTGGCCCGGCAGGTAACCAGCCGCAGCGTCATCCGCGATGCCCTGGCCGCCCATAACCGGGGCGCCATGACCGCCGACGAGCTTCGGGCCTTCACCGCCGACAAGCTGGTCGATTCCATGAAGCTGTCGCGCGAGATGCTGGGCATCACCCGGCTGGGGCGGGACTTCCGGCCCCTGGTCTCGGTGGGCAAGGCCATTCCGCCCGAACTGTGGACGCCTGATTCCGGCGAGCCGCCCGCGTTGGGGGCGCCGGCCATGGTGGGGGGGCGCTGGGTGTTGCTGGCCTCGGCGCCGGTCCTGGGACGGGACGGCACCCGCGAGGGGCACGACCTGCTGCTGTTCGACGCCGAGGGGCTGCACGCCATGGCCGCCGACGTGGAGGCCCTGGGCCAGACCGGCGAAATCATCCTCGGCCGCGGCGGCGCGGCGGCGGCCGAGGTGTTCTTTCCTCGGCGGCACGGCGGTGCCAATGTGGACGACGAGGTGCGCGAGGCGTTCGGGCTGGCCGCCGACGACGCCAGCCCCATGCAGATGCAGCATCCCGGCGGCGGGCGCGACGTGGTGCTGGCCCAGCGCCTGCCCGGCTCGGATTGGATCGTCATGGCCCGCCAGGACCTGGGCGAACTGCACAGCAACATCGACCGGCTGGTGGTCAGCGTCGGAATCGGAGCGCTGGTGCTGGTGGGGTTCGGCATCGCCGGCTTCGTGCTGATCCTGCGGCCGCTGACCGGACGGATGCTGGTCCATACCGGCGAACTGAAGCAGCAGATCAAGGACGGCGAGCGAGCCCAGGCGGCGCTGGAGCGCGCCCTGGAGGGCACCATCGTGGCGGTGGCCTCCACCATCGAGGTGCGTGATCCCTATACCGCCGGTCACCAGCGCCGGGTGGCGGAGATCGCGGCGGCCATCGGCCGCGAACTGGGCCTGTCGGCGCACCAGTTGAAGGGGCTGCGGGTGGCGGGCACCATCCACGATATCGGCAAGATCGGCATTCCCGCCGAGATGCTGACCCGGCCCGGCCGCCTGTCGCCCCTGGAATTCGACATCATCAAGGGCCACGCCGCCGACGGTGCCGAAATTCTGAGCGGCGTGGAATTCCCCTGGCCGGTGGCCGACATGGTGCGCCATCACCACGAGCGCATGGACGGCAGCGGCTATCCCGACGGGCTGAAGGGCGACGAAATCCTGTTCGAGGCCCGTATCCTGGCGGTGGCCGACGTGGTCGAGGCCATCGCCTCGGACCGTCCCTACCGCGCCGCCCTGGGGCTGGACGCGGCCATGGCCGAGATCACCGCCAAGCGTGGGACTCTGTTCGATGAGCGGGTGGTGGATGCCTGCCGCAAGCTGGTGGAAGAAGGGCGCCTGCCCCTGGGGGCGTAG
- a CDS encoding alpha/beta fold hydrolase — protein sequence MKLNAIEAGADAPDGIPLLILHGLLGSARNWGAVVKSLGETRRVLALDLPNHGASPWTEIMDYPFMAREVAAVIEHLGGRAAVMGHSMGGKAAMTLALTCPEMVERLVVVDIAPVSYSHTFAPYIKAMRGVALAEVTSRGEVDAALAAAIPDRGVRAFLMQNLEGGAGGYRWRPNLAVLGAHMDDILAFPRFPEGTRYDGPTLFVAGETSDYIRPAHEDVIAELFPRAATVEVAGAGHWVHADNPSGFMAAVGSFL from the coding sequence ATGAAGCTCAACGCCATCGAAGCCGGAGCCGATGCCCCGGACGGGATACCGTTGCTGATCCTGCACGGATTGCTGGGCTCGGCCCGCAACTGGGGGGCGGTGGTCAAGAGCCTGGGCGAGACCCGCCGGGTTCTGGCGCTGGACCTGCCCAACCACGGCGCCAGCCCGTGGACCGAGATCATGGACTATCCCTTCATGGCCCGCGAGGTGGCCGCCGTGATCGAGCATCTGGGCGGCCGGGCGGCGGTGATGGGCCATTCCATGGGCGGCAAGGCGGCCATGACCCTGGCGCTGACCTGTCCCGAGATGGTGGAGCGGCTGGTGGTGGTGGATATCGCGCCGGTATCCTACAGCCATACCTTCGCTCCCTACATCAAGGCCATGCGCGGAGTAGCGCTGGCCGAAGTCACCTCGCGCGGCGAGGTGGACGCCGCCCTGGCAGCCGCCATTCCCGACCGGGGCGTGCGGGCCTTCCTGATGCAGAACCTGGAAGGCGGAGCGGGCGGCTATCGCTGGCGGCCCAATCTGGCGGTGCTGGGCGCCCACATGGACGACATCCTGGCCTTTCCCCGCTTCCCCGAGGGCACCCGTTACGACGGGCCGACCCTGTTCGTGGCCGGCGAGACCTCGGACTACATCCGTCCGGCCCACGAGGACGTGATCGCCGAACTGTTCCCCCGCGCCGCCACCGTCGAGGTTGCCGGCGCCGGCCATTGGGTCCATGCCGACAACCCATCGGGCTTCATGGCGGCCGTCGGGTCTTTCCTGTAG